A single region of the Strigops habroptila isolate Jane chromosome 3, bStrHab1.2.pri, whole genome shotgun sequence genome encodes:
- the CHRM2 gene encoding muscarinic acetylcholine receptor M2, translating into MNNSTYINSSNENVMALESPYKTVEVVFIVLVAGSLSLVTIIGNILVMVSIKVNRHLQTVNNYFLFSLACADLIIGIFSMNLYTLYTVIGYWPLGPVVCDLWLALDYVVSNASVMNLLIISFDRYFCVTKPLTYPVKRTTKMAGMMIAAAWVLSFILWAPAILFWQFIVGGRTVPDGDCYIQFFSNAAVTFGTAIAAFYLPVIIMTVLYWQISRASKSRIKKGKKEAAQNQDTVSPSLVQSKIVKPNNNNIPASGDGLEHSKIQNGKTTGETVMENCVQGEEKESSNDSTSVSVVASNMKEDEVAKDSSQASASQDHLKVGNSKLTCIRIITKSQKGDCCAPTNTTVEIVGTNGEEKQNSVARKIVKMTKQPAKKKPPPSREKKVTRTILAILLAFIITWTPYNVMVLINSFCTSCIPGTVWTIGYWLCYINSTINPACYALCNATFKKTFKHLLMCHYKNIGATR; encoded by the coding sequence atgaatAACTCCACGTACATAAATTCTTCCAATGAAAATGTGATGGCTTTGGAGAGCCCCTATAAAACTGTTGAGGTGGTCTTTATTGTCCTGGTAGCAGGGTCTCTCAGCCTAGTCACCATAATTGGGAACATCCTGGTCATGGTGTCAATCAAAGTCAACAGGCATCTACAGACTGTCAACAACTATTTCCTGTTCAGCTTGGCCTGCGCTGACTTGATCATCGGCATCTTTTCAATGAACCTATACACCCTTTACACTGTGATAGGGTACTGGCCTTTGGGGCCCGTCGTGTGTGACCTCTGGCTGGCTCTTGACTATGTGGTCAGCAACGCCTCTGTAATGAACCTCCTCATTATCAGCTTTGACAGATATTTTTGTGTCACCAAGCCTCTGACGTATCCTGTGAAGCGGACCACTAAGATGGCAGGCATGATGATCGCAGCTGCGTGGGTGCTGTCCTTCATCCTGTGGGCCCCTGCAATTCTCTTCTGGCAGTTCATTGTGGGAGGAAGGACTGTCCCAGATGGGGATTGCTACATCCAGTTTTTTTCCAATGCTGCCGTCACTTTTGGCACTGCCATTGCAGCCTTCTATTTGCCCGTTATCATCATGACTGTCCTTTACTGGCAAATCTCTCGAGCCAGTAAGAGTCGgataaagaaagggaaaaaggaagctgCCCAAAACCAAGATACAGTTTCCCCCAGCCTTGTCCAAAGTAAAATAGtgaaaccaaacaacaacaacatccCAGCCAGTGGTGATGGGTTGGAGCACAGCAAAATTCAGAATGGAAAAACCACTGGAGAGACTGTGATGGAGAATTGTGTTcaaggggaggagaaggagagctCCAATGACTCCACCTCTGTCAGCGTGGTCGCTTCCAACATGAAAGAGGACGAAGTTGCCAAAGATTCCAGCCAGGCTTCTGCCTCCCAAGACCACCTCAAAGTGGGGAACTCCAAGCTGACATGCATCAGAATAATCACCAAGTCCCAAAAGGGTGACTGCTGTGCCCCCACCAACACTACTGTGGAGATTGTAGGCACcaatggggaggagaagcagaataGTGTAGCCCGGAAAATCGTCAAGATGACAAAGCAACCAGCCAAAAAGAAACCACCTCCttctagagagaaaaaagtgacaAGGACTATTTTGGCTATCCTCCTGGCCTTCATCATCACCTGGACCCCATACAATGTGATGGTGCTCATCAACAGCTTCTGCACATCCTGCATTCCTGGAACTGTATGGACCATAGGTTATTGGCTCTGTTATATCAACAGCACCATCAACCCTGCTTGTTATGCGCTCTGCAATGCTACCTTCAAGAAGACCTTTAAGCACCTTCTTATGTGTCATTACAAGAATATAGGAGCTACAAGGtaa